The genome window GCTGAGGGAAGAACATGATGTTTAGATCGAGGCTGATAGAGTTCATGATTCAAAATGTTTAAGAATGTGCGTCTTACATGTCAGTCAGATTTCTACCGTCGACCCACGTCCACTTCCCATCTACAACTCTCAGGCCAACCCAGTATCCCTTGACTTCTGGACGGGACCAACTCGATCCACGGATGTATTGCTGACACCAGAGAGGCAGTTATATATTCAAATACTCAAGTTAAGAAAACACGATGTAAATGACTAACTGTTTTTACTTATATTTTTCGTAGAGGTGTTAATAAAATCTCCTTATAAACATGACTACCTTCTCGTGTGCATTATTTGCAACAGCCAGTTCTGAAATCTTTTCCTTGCAGTCTGCTTGAGCTTCATCCCAGGTTGTCTGATTAGGAGGTCTAGCATCAACAATCACGTAGCAGCTGGACTCGTCTTGTAACCAGCCCGCCTGACAAGACTTACACTGTCTTACTGAAAAAACAGAAGCCAACCAATAAAAGACGTTACTTCATTATGATATTGATGTTATTggttatttttgaaaataattcatGTGTTCTGTACGTACCAGCTTTGTCTATTGGGCAGTATTGATCAATGCTCCACTGAGCTCGACTCACATTGAGCtcattcctctctgtctccatgtCTTGTAACATATCAGTCAAGTTTTTCATCTGTGTCTCCAGCTGCTGGTTTTGTGTCTTCAGTTTCTGGTTTTGAGTCTTCAGTTTCTGGTTTTCTGCAATCAGGTCCGTGTTGTTACTCTCTAAGGCAGTATAGGATTTATTCAGGTTGTCTAACTGGACTGTCAGATTGTTGACAGTTGAGTTcagtttgttgttgatgtttgtcaGGTTGAGATTGACTGCCTGGAGAATCGTTAGGTTTTCTTTGAGCTGGTTCTGCTCACTTGTGTGATTAAATGCGGTAactgcaaaatgaaaataaacttcATAAGGGACAATCATGATGCAGTTCTTGTAGCTTTTGACAACAACTCACATGACAAGACAAAACACATAGGGAGGCACCATGAATCTATCATTTACAAGGAGCTTTTTGCTTTTTGACCATTCATAGAGCACCAGTATAAATAGCCATCGTTATCAGGAAAACGACGATATAGGTTGACTGTGAGAGCAGCCATCGATATTTAGATGGTGACATCTAGTGGCTGTTGTAGTTATTACAAGCGCAAATGAGGAAGTCAGGTTGAAGAAGTATAGAGAGAACTGAAGTCCACAAACAAATGGACTGGGTGGACAGATGGTCAATTAACAAGCAAAATTCaacagtgagttattttaacttactaACAAACGTGAGTTACGTCACAATGTTACTTCAATTTTGTACATGCCATTAACAACGATGATGTGATGTTTTGAAAGTCACCGGCTATCGACCTATTTAGTTGTTTAAGTATGAGATAGATAACCGGCTTTGTGGTGAACATAGCTGTTTATGTACACATGTCGTTCTGTGGATGTGCACAACAGAAACTCTAAATATACGACCCAAACTTGTTGTCAAAAGCAGGTATATCTTTGGCATAAAGAGCCAAGCAAGTCATCGCCCttgtggaagttttttttttgtgacaatttCAGAAGAAAACAATCATATTCACAATCCAGGCTCCACATGGGTTCACAAAAGTGGCAGTTTTAACCAAACAAATCTTATTTAAGCtgtggaatattaaatcatccatctttgctcactACATCTGCATTTCCTACACCCCGGTGTGCATAAACTAAATGTCATGAACttattaaaaaatgtgaacTCATTGTTCATCTTACCGGTAACAGCCAACCACATTGTACATCCCTCAGAAACACACAATGTGTCAGTCTCATTAATATACAACTTCCCCTGAGGCACTCAGCTCCAAGCCCTTTGGTTCCTACTTAAGTAAACATGAGACAGCTGGCTGTTATAGTAAACAGCAAACATTACTCAAACAGGAGTGAATGGTGTATTTGTTGGGAAAGTTTTTGCCAGCCGCTGATATGATGCACTGGTCAGCCTTACATGACCCCAGGACGGTGTTTAAGCCACAGACTCATCAGCTACATTCGCCCTGGTTATTCTGTTTACAGAACGTGATGCGTTAATTCCTTCCTGTTTTCCGCTAATTCTGTCACCAAACTTTTCTCAGCTGTGCCGTGGCTTCTGTTTTCATATGAATTCATACACTCAGTTGACTGTAACATCTGAATTATGGTtcaatttgtatttatttttttcacttcatttgcaataaaaacaaccacaaagctGTAAATTGTTCGTCAATGAAGaaagaacatgttttcattGATTACTGTGTCTTGAACTTAAAGGACATAAAAAACAGTTACTGCTAAAGCCAGAGATgtacagttaaaaaaacaaactagcAATAGATTGTCAAACCTTATCCAGCAAATAAATGTCCCCAATTAATGAAAAGACTGCATGTTTTGTATACTTACTGTAGACACAGACTCCTATGATGGCCAACAGCAGAACGACACAAAGAATCCCCAAACAACAAGCCAACTGCCGAAAGTGTCCATCTCTGTTTTTTGCCTTCTCGTCTGctgagaaacaacaacaaacacaaagttaaGACTTCAGCTGGGCGAGTTAAACAAAGTCTAGAGGGTGTCTTACCCTCTGTCCTTCCTGTTTTACCACTTCTTTGACCAATCGTTGAACCAGTTGTTGCAGCGTTTTCCTGTCAGCTGCAGAACAGTTCTGATACCAAACAGTAACTCGAACAAGAACGTTCTGGGAAACAGTGACATCTTTccaacttcacacacacagtttggacGACTTTGTTATGAATGTGCTTAATTAAAACTGAGATTAACATGATGGCGTCATCAATGTAACTGAAGAAGATCCACAACTGTAAAGGCTGAGTAATACTCTTCATGACTACTGTAGAAATACCTGAATGagttgcatgtgttttttgtttacagctTACCTTTTGTATCATCAATTTGTTTGGTTGGTTcgtttttaactttcacttcaTCGTACACAGTTTCCTCTGCCTTTTTAGCTGAAAAGTTCAAGGACATAAACTTAGGATGAGGTTATTGATTGTGTTTgaataataacaaaacacatgatgagCGACAAGTAATCTCTAGAGCCTCACAGAGCTTTAAACTTTCAGCCAAAACCCAGGATGTTGAAATGGCATCCAATTTCCACCTGACAGAGCAGCATGTCCACAGTATCATGCTGCTGATTCTTTTCTGATGAGctgatttttcatgttttcaaaccCAGAGTGAACAAAAAATTTCACTCCAACACACTTAAGCTGTGAACTTTCTTGGATTCTGATCAGTAGCGAAATTCAAACTGTACTACTGTAGAAAATACCGGTGCAGAGAAATCAACAGTGGATGTTAGGATGAGCACATAGACAGAGATACACAATCTGATCTAAACCACTAATGTGAGATTTTTTAAGATATCTTTTCTTACCTTCAGCTGTGGGACTTTTGTTGGCTTTGAATACGACTGAAGCGTAGTTCACCTCCTCTTCTGCCATCGCTACGGTCATTCTGCTGAGCTCTCTGTGACTCGTAGACAGAGATGTACTGCTGTTATTTGACCACAGAACATCCTCAGAGGAGAACTAGTTGTTTCCTCTGTTCGGCTGAGTCTGCCACTCTGACTTCAAATGATCTGACTTCTGCTTTTGGTTGATATTCATTTGCATGTATGTCAGGCTGGGTGTTAgttacaaacaaataaaaagaaaaacctctTTCTCCTATTTATTTTCTCACCCCTGGCCCAAATTCTCTTCCATAAGTCCTGAATGTAAGAGCCTGGGAAACAGTGACGTCTATCAAACGTCACACACAAAGTTTGGATGACTTCGTTATGAATTTGCTAAATTAAAACTGAGATAACCATGATGGCGTCATCAGTGTAACTGAAAGAGCTACAAGATAAGATTTTTGATGAAATTTGGGGATATATTGTAGCAAAGTTTTTGGCAACAAAggggatatttttgatgagatgtcaggatgtgttccAGCTGTACTCTGGAAACAGAAGGTGGGTATTTTGGAGGCAGACATCCAGAACATTTGCAATCgcaacaaaatgcaaaagaactgattagattttgggAAATATTTCAGCCATGTGTGGCAACAAAAgccaacatttttgtttttatacatgAGCTCTTCATATAGTTAATGTGGGGACATATTAACAATAACAAACAGCGTATCCTTTGAGGAGATGTCACGACATAtttcagatgtgtttgtggcaacagatcCAAGTATTATAAGCCAAAACATCTCTTTCTAACCCTTGACCAAAATTATTTTTGTGCCATAACCTGATCAAACCATAAACACTGCAGTGTCACGacatacaaatattaaattaaacttaaagaaatacaatttcTAATAAGAAAAAGTATGGAGGAAAGCTGCCCATCAGTGACATGAGTATAACCAATCAGACGAGGTCACACTGACATAATAATTCATGGAGTATGCACACACTAAAGAACAgtaacttgagtaaatgtattttggtTATGCACTGGGTAATGACAGCTTGTTTCAGTGTTCAGAGATGCTCACTATATGGAGATGGTGAGGTCAAGAGGGTCAACACATTAatatatcatatatttatgTGCTTTAACTGAATGCCCATCACCCTACAGACACTGTAAGTTGTGTCCTGAGGAGTGTTGATAAGGTTTTGCAATTGTTGCTTCACACTTTGCACTGTTTGCTTTCATCATCAAGCAGTTTCCAAACGTGCGGTGGAGCTCTGGTTGAGTTCTTGGGATTGTTGTGAAGATGTTGTGATACTCAGGACACGTTTAGAGTCAAAAACGGGATGTTAGAAACTTAAATGTTGTGTAATCAGTGAGATGACtgtcatgttttattctttcagGTCTCACGCTGCTGCTGATCACGTGACACCATTAGACAGTTTCTGCTCTGGCCTCCAGTTCAGTGTGTCATATttcatttctgtgtttaaaatcaCTACTGTTTGTATTTAAAGTTCTGGTTTAGGATCAAAAATACATCTCTGCAAGGACGTGCACAAGGCTGAGCTGCCATCCTGTTTTTGaggaaaaatacaataatttatatatagtatatatttttatttctgctgcttCGTAAACACCAGCAGCTCATTATTGCTTCAGTTAGGTCGCCTTATCATCCAAACTTCAATATGAACGCCTCCCCTGGACACAGAGATGGAGCTGCTCAGAGccattaaagacaaaaacatgacagaaaagtTGCGAAAACAATTATCGACAAAAAGTATAACCAACTGAATACCATGTGATTAAAAAGTTAAAGACAAGTTTATTTATAGAgccattttaaaacaaacagaaaacattaacAGAGCAAATTAAATATTATCACAAGACCTGAGTATTTAAAACACATGTATGACTTTGAATGATGCACAGCTTGACACAGTGACTTTATATCATGCAGGAATCAAGGAATCAATTAAattcacaaagacattttaTCGTGATATCTAtaaaaattctgaaaaaaagcaaataaatgacaaaataatgcCCGTAATATGAGTGAGGTGGAGAGAGAAATTTACAGAAGcgtacaaaaaaaacagttaccTTTAAACAATAGTGAAAAGCGAtgttgtgtatgtttctgtttttattgctcCATCATCCCTCCtcaccaccctcctcctcccctcagtGGCAGCATAAACCCTGGATAAGTCGCCTGTtaatcacagggctgacatattgagacaaacaaccattcacactcacattcacagcAAGAACATCCAAATCTAAATCCTGCACAGAAATGCCCTGCCAACCAGGTCCCCAACGCAGGACCTTCTTGATGTGAAGCTACAGCTCTAACCACTGCACCACAATCTGGTAACCTTCTCAAGTTTCACTAAGGTGTTGTTAGAGACAAAGCCTTCTTTTCACAGATCCATGCGTTGTTTTCAGTGCAGTTCACTGATTTCAGTTCTTGGTTCTGGAGAAAAATGGCACAGTGACCTTCAGTAGGAGTCTCTGGTTGTATCCAGGAGCTGAGGGAAGAAAATTATGTTTAGATCGAGGCTGACAGAGTTCATGATTCAAAATGTTTAAGAATGTGTGTCTTACATTTCAGTCAGATCACTGCTGTCGACCCATGTCCACTTCCTATCTACAACTCTCAGGCCAATCCAGTATCCCTTGATTTCTGGAGGGTACCAACTGTTTTTACTGATGAATGTCTGAAACCAGAGAGAcagttattatatatttaaatactcaagttaaggaaacacactgtaaatgacaaactgtttttagacttactgaaaatatttttcatttaggCTGTGATTAAATTGTCCTTATAATCATGATTACCTTCTTCTGTACATTATTTAGAACAGCCAGTTCTGAAATCTTTCCCTTGCAGTCTGCTTGAGCTCCATCCCAGGTTTTCTGATAAGGAGGTCTAGCATCATTAACAGCGTAGCAGCTGGACTGGTATTGTCTCCAGCCCTCCTGACAAGACTTACACTGTCTTCCTGAAAAAACAGACACCAACCATTAAAAGACATTACTTCATTATGAAATTAATGTTATTGGTTATTTTTGTAAACAATTAATGTGTTCTGTACGTACCAGCTCCGTCAATTGGACAGTATTGATCAATGCTCCACTGAGCTCGACTCACATTGAGCtcattcctctctgtctccatgtCTTGTAACATATCAGTCAAGTTTTTCTTCTGTGTCTCCAGCTGCTGGTTTTGTGTCTTCAGTTTCTGGTTTTCTGCAATCACGTCCGTGTTGTTACTCTCTAAGGCAGTATAGGATTTATTCAGGTTGTCTAACTGGACTGTCAGATTGTTGACAGTTGAGTTCAGTTTGTCGTTGATGTTTGTCAGGTTGACATTGACTGCCTGGAGAAACGTTACGTTTTCTTTGAGCTGGTTCTGGTCACTCATGTGATTAAATGTGGTAactgcaaaatgaaaataaacttcATAAGGGACAATCATGATGCAGTTCTTTCAGCTTttgacaacaactcccatgacaAGACCAAACACAGAGGGAGGCACCATGAATCCATCATTTAGACCTGTATGCGACGGTGCCACTCAGCTTTTTGCCCTGCGACCACTCATAGAGCACCATTATAATTAGCTATCATAATCAGGAAAACGACCATATAGGTTGACTGTGAGAGCAGCTATTTATGTGTATTGTTAGACGGTGACATCTagtggctggaggaggaagtcaggtgaagaagTATAGAGAGAGAAATGAAGTCTACAAACAAAAGCACAGGATGGACCGATGTTCAATTAAACAAGcaaaagtcaacagtgagttattttaaATTACTAACAACGTTGAGTTACATCACAATGTTACTTCAATTTTGTACATGCTGATAACAACATTGTTAGGATGTTTTTAAAGTCACCGGTTATCGACCTATTTAGTTGTTATGAGTAAGTATGACGATGTGCTGTTTAAAAGAGacatctgtaaaactgttgagAGGACACTTTAGACTGTAAACAAGATCAATAataatgctttttattttgaagttttgatCCATGGAGGTTTTCTATTTGTAGTCGAGAGGAGAGAGATTCaaaatctgtgacatcatcacaatgtgaTCAAGTCCATGGGctgaatgtgaatgtttgtgcAGGGCCAGCAGGAGAGTTTTTGCATATATACCAGGTGAGCAATTGTCATTGTTTAAATAGGCACTATCTTTGGATCCGGTATCTTAGTTCTTCCATAAATCTATAGAAATATAGTACACTGTTGTTTCCCTCACAACGTCACACTGCTGTACCTGGGCAGAGCCACACAGGGTAAATTAAGGCTGGAGATATACCTCTTGTTCGTGTAAACAACCAGCTGGATGGTGAACGTGGTTGTTCACAAACCTGCCATCATGCTACACGTGTTACTGAAGAAACCATGAGTTGGCTCACGTCCCATTGTTGTCCCTGCAGAATATCACGAGCTCATCGAACCCTGGCAATGCTCCTACAGTTTATTTATGTGCACATAGCATTAATTTCTGAGGACGTGCACAACAGATACTCCAAACGGATGCAAGATACAACCAAAACGTCTTGTTAAAAGCTGGTATATCTTAGAGCCAAACAACTCATCGCCATTGTGGACgtttttttacaatttacaagaagaggaggaagtgttAACCAAACAAATCTTATTTTAGCTGTGGGATATTAAATTATCCATCTTTGCTCACTACATCTGCATTTCCTGCACCCGGTTGTACATAAACTAAATGTTATgtacttctttaaaaaaatgttaactCATTGGTCATCTTATCGGCATCAACCAACCAAATTGTACATCCCTCAAAAAGTCAGTCTCATTAATGTCCAACTTCCCCTGAGGCACTCAGCTCCAAGCCCTTTGGTTCCTACTTACGTAAACATTAGACACCTGGCTGTTATAGTTTGAGTAAACATTACTCAAACAGGAGTGAATGGTGTATTTGTTGGGGAACTTTTTTTCCAGCCACTGATATGATGCACTGGTCAGCCTTACATGGCCCCAGGACTGTGTTTGAGCCGTAGACTCATCAGCTACAGTCACTCTGGTTATTCTGTTAACAGAACATGTCGTGCAGCAGAACCGTGTTGCTcgttaatgtgtttaaaagtggTTGGTTGACAACAATGGAGCTTtgtggcacagaggaagaggatTGCATTTAGCTTCACGTGTCCTTAAATTCCTTCCTGTTTTTCGCCAAATCTATCACCAAACTTTTCTCAGCTGTGCCGTGGCTTCTGTTTTCATATGAATTCATACACTCAGTTGACTGTACCATCTAATTTATACTTCAATTTACATTCATAAATTTAGCCTCATTtgtgataaaaacaacaacaaagctaTAAAATGTTCttcaatgaagaaaaaacacatcgtTATTTATTACTGTGTTGGCTTAAAATCAGTTACTGGTCAAGCCAGACATTTATAGTTAACAAAACAAACTAGTAATAGATTGTCAAACCATATCTGGCAAATACACGTCTGTAGTTAATAAATAGACTGCCTGTTTTGTGTACTTACCATAGACACAGACTCCTATGATGGCCAACAACAGGACGACACAAAGAATCCCCAAACAACAAGCCAACTGCCGAAAGTGTCCATCTCTGTTGTTTGCCTTCTCGTCTGCTGagagacaacaacaaacacaaagttaaGACTTCAGCTGGGCGAGTTAAACAAAGTCTAGAGGGTGTCTTACCCTCTGTCCTTCCTGTTTTACCACTTCTTTGACCAATCGTTGAACCAGTTGTTGCAGCGTTTTCCTGTCAGCTGCAGAACAGTTCTGATACCAAACAGTAATTCGAACAGGAACGTTCTGGGAAACAGTGACGTCTTTccaacttcacacacacagtttggatGACTTTGTTATGAATGTGCTTAATTAAAACTGAGATTAACATGATGGCGTCATCAGTGTAACTGAAGAAGATACACAACTGTAAAGGCTGAGTAATACTCTTCATGACTACTGTAGAAATACCTGAATGATTtgcatatgttttttgtttacagctTACCTTTTGTGTCACCAGTTTGTTccgtcagtttgtttttaaccTTCACTTCATCGTACTGAGTTTCCTCCGCTTCTTTAGCTGAAAAAGTTCAAGGGCAAAAACTTATTATGAGGTTATTGATTGTGTATGAATGATTACAAGGTCTTCTGCAGGCTTATACCATTATTTCAAATTAACAAAACACAGGATGAGCGACAAGTAATCTTTAGAGCCTCACAGAGCTTTAAACTTTCAGCCAAAACCCAGGATGTTGAAATGGCATCCAATTTCCACCTTACAGAGCAGCATGTCCACAGTATCATGCTGCTAATTCTTTTCTGATGAGctgatttttcatgttttcaaaccCAGAGTGAACAAAAAATTTCACTCCAACACACTGAAGCTGTGAACTTACTTGTATTCTGATCAGTAGCGAAATTCAAACTGCACTACTGTAGAAAATACCGGTGCAGAGGAATCAACAGTGGATGTTAGGATGAGCACATAGACAGAGATACACAATCTGATCTAAACCACTAATGTGAGATTTTTTTAAGATATCTTTTCTTACCTTCAGCTGTGGGACTTTTGTTGGCTTTGAATACGACTGAAGCGTAGTTCACCTCCTCTTCTGCCATCGCTACGGTCGTTCTGCTGAGCTCTCTGTGACTCGTAGACAGAGATGTACTGCTGTTATTTGACCACAGAACATCCTCAGAGGAGAACTAGTTGTTTCCTCTGTTCGGCTGAGTCTGCCACTCAGACTTCAAATGATCTGACTTCTGCTTTTGGTTGATAGTCATTTGCATGTACGTCAGGCTGGGTGTTAgttacaaacaaataaaaagaaaaacctctTTCTACAATTTATTTTCTCACCCCTGGCCCAAATTCTCTTTCAAAAGTCCTGAATGTAAGAGCCTGGGTGACagtgacatttttcaaacatcacacacagtTTGGAAGACTTCGTTATGAATTTGCTAAATTAAAACTGAGATAACCATGATGGCGTCATCAGTGTAACTGAAAGAGCTACAAGATAAGATTTTTGATGAAATTTGGGGATATATTGTAGCAAAGTTTTTGGCAACAAAggggatatttttgatgagaagtCAGGATGTGTTCCAGCTGTACTCTGGAAACAGAAGGTGGGTATTTTGGAGGCAGACATCCAGAACATTTGCAATCgcaacaaaatgcaaaagaactgattagattttgggAAATATTTCAGCCATGTGTGGCAACAAAagccaacatttttttaatatatatgaGCTCTTCATATAGTTAATGTGGGGACATATTAACAATAACAAACAGCGTATCCTTTGAGGGGATGTCACGACATAtttcagatgtgtttgtggcgacagatCCAAGTATTATAAGCCAAAACATCTCTTTCTAACTCTTGACCAAAATTATTTTTGTGCCATAACCTGACCAAATCATAAACACTGCAGTGTCACGacatacaaatattaaattaaacttaaagaaatacaatttcTAATCAGAAAAAGTATTGAGGAAAGCTGCCTAAAAACCCTCCAGAGGTTTGAAAAGCGGCAGCAACACTTGCCAACAATTTATCCCATAAAAAACCCATCAGTGACATGAGTATAACGAATCAGACAAGGTCACACTGACACATTAATTCATGGAGTTTGCACACACTAAAGAACAGtaatttgagtaaatgtattttgattATGCACTGAGTAATGACAGCTTGTTGCAGTGTTCAGAGATGCTCACTATATGGAGATGGTGAGGTCAAGAGGGTCCACACATTAatatatcatatatttatgTGCTTTAACTGAATCCCCGTCACCCTGCAGACACTGTAAGTTGTGTCCTAAGTAGTGTTGATAAGGTTTTGCAATTGTTGCTTCACACTTTGCACTGTTTGCTTTCATCATCAAGCAGTTTCCAAACGTGCAGTGGAGCTCCGGTTGATTTCTTGGGATTGTTGTGAAGATGTTGTGATACTCAGGACACgtttagagtaaaaaaaaaaggatgttagAAACTTTAATGTTGTGTAATCAGTGAGATGACtgtcatgttttattctttcagGTCTCACATTGCCGCTGATCACGTGACATCATTAGACAGTTTCTGCTCTGGCCTCAGTCCAGTGTGTCATATTTCATTTCTGTGTATAAAATCACTACTGTTTGTATTTAAAGTTCTGGTTTAGGATCAAAAATACATCTCTGCAAGG of Sparus aurata chromosome 17, fSpaAur1.1, whole genome shotgun sequence contains these proteins:
- the LOC115568039 gene encoding C-type lectin domain family 10 member A-like yields the protein MTVAMAEEEVNYASVVFKANKSPTAEAKKAEETVYDEVKVKNEPTKQIDDTKADEKAKNRDGHFRQLACCLGILCVVLLLAIIGVCVYITAFNHTSEQNQLKENLTILQAVNLNLTNINNKLNSTVNNLTVQLDNLNKSYTALESNNTDLIAENQKLKTQNQKLKTQNQQLETQMKNLTDMLQDMETERNELNVSRAQWSIDQYCPIDKAVRQCKSCQAGWLQDESSCYVIVDARPPNQTTWDEAQADCKEKISELAVANNAHEKEYIRGKSWSRPEVNGYWIGLRVVDGKWTWVDGSDLTEISWIQPATPTEGHCAISVRDKGLKSMNCSETNAWICEKKALSLTPP
- the LOC115568040 gene encoding C-type lectin domain family 12 member B-like isoform X1, which encodes MAEEEVNYASVVFKANKSPTAEAKEAEETQYDEVKVKNKLTEQTGDTKADEKANNRDGHFRQLACCLGILCVVLLLAIIGVCVYVTTFNHMSDQNQLKENVTFLQAVNVNLTNINDKLNSTVNNLTVQLDNLNKSYTALESNNTDVIAENQKLKTQNQQLETQKKNLTDMLQDMETERNELNVSRAQWSIDQYCPIDGAGRQCKSCQEGWRQYQSSCYAVNDARPPYQKTWDGAQADCKGKISELAVLNNVQKKTFISKNSWYPPEIKGYWIGLRVVDRKWTWVDSSDLTEISWIQPETPTEGHCAIFLQNQELKSVNCTENNAWICEKKALSLTTP
- the LOC115568040 gene encoding C-type lectin domain family 12 member B-like isoform X2, yielding MAEEEVNYASVVFKANKSPTAEAKEAEETQYDEVKVKNKLTEQTGDTKDEKANNRDGHFRQLACCLGILCVVLLLAIIGVCVYVTTFNHMSDQNQLKENVTFLQAVNVNLTNINDKLNSTVNNLTVQLDNLNKSYTALESNNTDVIAENQKLKTQNQQLETQKKNLTDMLQDMETERNELNVSRAQWSIDQYCPIDGAGRQCKSCQEGWRQYQSSCYAVNDARPPYQKTWDGAQADCKGKISELAVLNNVQKKTFISKNSWYPPEIKGYWIGLRVVDRKWTWVDSSDLTEISWIQPETPTEGHCAIFLQNQELKSVNCTENNAWICEKKALSLTTP